A part of Uloborus diversus isolate 005 chromosome 6, Udiv.v.3.1, whole genome shotgun sequence genomic DNA contains:
- the LOC129225074 gene encoding silk gland factor 3-like, which yields MASSSSPYHLSSAGLVSSLGQPDSPGGGMQVATSQSIAAYARDAPEMKYMPPQHHQSHNGHHAALAPQHHWVSLPPHNDAWSAAMPPPGLHSSGQDVKPPDLHAVHHRPPQHMAASHPWHHSPLASSPHMAGMGGGGGASQHHLQHHYGMNGMLGAQQLHPAMREMPQHHPEHHHHHHHEEPHPMDHHHHRHPDDCGPGLGGPLGGLPGEEAPSSDDLEQFAKQFKQRRIKLGFTQADVGLALGTLYGNVFSQTTICRFEALQLSFKNMCKLKPLLAKWLEEADSTTGSPTSIDKIAAQGRKRKKRTSIEVSVKGALENHFHKQPKPAAQEIASLADSLQLEKEVVRVWFCNRRQKEKRMTPPMNNMGNPMGGGGDGGLMMGGSPLHAHSPSNLMQSPPPPPHSMAAAH from the coding sequence ATGGCAAGCTCGAGCAGCCCGTACCACCTCTCGTCTGCCGGCCTGGTGAGCTCGCTCGGCCAGCCAGACAGCCCCGGTGGCGGAATGCAGGTCGCGACCTCGCAGTCGATAGCCGCCTACGCCCGGGACGCCCCGGAGATGAAGTACATGCCGCCCCAGCACCACCAGAGCCACAACGGGCACCACGCGGCCCTCGCGCCCCAGCACCACTGGGTCAGCCTGCCGCCGCACAACGACGCGTGGTCGGCCGCCATGCCCCCGCCCGGACTCCACTCGTCCGGCCAGGACGTGAAGCCGCCGGACCTGCACGCCGTGCACCACCGTCCGCCGCAGCACATGGCGGCCTCGCACCCCTGGCACCACTCCCCGCTCGCCTCCTCGCCGCACATGGCGGGCATGGGCGGTGGCGGCGGCGCCTCCCAACACCACCTGCAGCACCATTACGGCATGAACGGCATGCTGGGGGCGCAGCAGCTGCACCCGGCCATGCGCGAGATGCCCCAGCACCACCCGGAGCACCACCACCATCACCACCACGAGGAGCCGCACCCCATGGACCACCACCACCACCGGCACCCGGACGACTGCGGGCCGGGGCTGGGGGGACCCCTCGGCGGGCTGCCGGGCGAGGAGGCCCCCAGCTCCGATGACCTGGAGCAGTTCGCCAAGCAGTTCAAGCAGCGGCGCATCAAGCTGGGTTTCACGCAGGCCGACGTGGGGCTGGCCCTGGGCACCCTGTACGGCAACGTGTTCAGCCAGACCACCATCTGCCGGTTCGAGGCGCTGCAGCTGAGCTTCAAGAACATGTGCAAGCTGAAGCCGCTGCTGGCCAAGTGGCTCGAGGAGGCCGACTCGACGACGGGATCGCCGACCTCGATCGACAAGATCGCGGCGCAGGGGCGCAAGCGGAAGAAGCGCACCAGCATCGAGGTGTCCGTGAAGGGCGCCCTCGAGAACCACTTCCACAAGCAGCCCAAGCCCGCGGCCCAGGAGATCGCGAGCCTCGCGGACAGCCTGCAGCTGGAGAAAGAAGTGGTGCGCGTGTGGTTCTGCAACCGGCGGCAGAAGGAGAAGCGCATGACGCCGCCCATGAACAATATGGGGAACCCCATGGGGGGCGGCGGCGACGGCGGACTCATGATGGGCGGGAGCCCCCTGCACGCGCACAGCCCCAGCAACCTCATGCAGTCGCCTCCTCCGCCCCCGCACTCCATGGCCGCGGCCCACTGA